A DNA window from Luteibaculum oceani contains the following coding sequences:
- the nusB gene encoding transcription antitermination factor NusB, whose amino-acid sequence MGILHRRHLRLKSLHALYAHLQNDNGPTVGVKNLKASCEKVYEMYIMLLQLLADLKKLAEERAAEVKAEKKTLGDAKLPEEIFAENVILRKLVSSSELQAKVHALKINWFRNDPEIVDKVFRTFARSEDYKNYIQEGAGDPKRDCKVVVKIFKQYVVNNEALQKTLEEKSIFWNDDLDIVAVNVLKTLDRALKEDQFQLIPLYKDFEDDNSFMKKLFHATLSDWDESEERIEKLAKNWDVDRIALMDRIIMSMAMAELTSFSEIPVKVTLNEYIELAKEYSTNKSKNFVNGILDKAIVQLREEDKINKTGRGLLDT is encoded by the coding sequence ATGGGGATTCTCCACAGGCGACATTTAAGATTAAAATCCCTACATGCGTTGTATGCACATTTGCAAAATGACAACGGACCTACGGTTGGTGTAAAGAACTTGAAAGCTAGCTGCGAAAAGGTGTACGAAATGTACATTATGTTACTTCAGTTGTTGGCCGATTTAAAGAAGCTAGCCGAAGAGCGTGCAGCAGAGGTAAAAGCTGAGAAAAAGACCCTTGGTGATGCGAAACTTCCGGAAGAAATTTTTGCGGAAAACGTAATCCTGAGAAAACTGGTTTCTTCCTCTGAGCTTCAAGCCAAAGTACACGCCTTAAAAATAAACTGGTTTAGAAACGACCCTGAGATAGTGGATAAGGTTTTTAGAACCTTCGCAAGAAGTGAAGACTATAAAAACTACATCCAGGAGGGAGCCGGAGATCCAAAGCGCGATTGTAAGGTTGTAGTTAAAATTTTTAAGCAGTATGTGGTAAACAACGAGGCTTTGCAAAAAACGCTTGAAGAAAAAAGTATTTTTTGGAATGACGACTTGGATATTGTTGCGGTGAACGTTTTAAAAACGCTGGATAGGGCTTTAAAAGAAGATCAGTTCCAGTTAATTCCCTTGTACAAGGACTTCGAGGATGACAATTCATTTATGAAAAAGTTATTCCACGCCACCTTGTCGGATTGGGATGAATCGGAAGAGAGAATAGAGAAACTTGCCAAAAACTGGGATGTAGATCGTATTGCTCTTATGGATCGTATTATTATGTCCATGGCAATGGCTGAGCTTACATCTTTTTCTGAAATTCCAGTAAAGGTTACACTTAACGAGTACATAGAACTTGCGAAGGAATATAGTACCAATAAGAGTAAGAACTTTGTTAACGGAATATTAGACAAGGCAATCGTACAGCTAAGAGAAGAGGATAAAATCAATAAAACGGGAAGAGGATTACTAGACACATGA
- the bcp gene encoding thioredoxin-dependent thiol peroxidase, with protein MQMLKVGDKAPDFTGVNQNEETVKLADYKGSNLILYFYPKDDTPGCTKESCSLRDFHGELLEKGYKILGVSADTAAKHQKFIDKYNLPFDLIADTEKEIIKAYDCWGLKKFMGKEYEGIIRTTYIISKEGKISHIFKKVKTASHAEQILEEVEN; from the coding sequence TTGCAGATGTTAAAAGTAGGAGACAAAGCTCCAGACTTTACCGGAGTAAATCAAAATGAAGAAACCGTTAAACTGGCCGACTATAAAGGGTCTAACCTAATTTTATACTTCTACCCTAAGGATGATACTCCTGGTTGTACAAAGGAGAGTTGTAGTTTGAGAGACTTTCACGGAGAGCTGCTAGAGAAGGGGTACAAAATATTAGGTGTAAGTGCCGACACTGCAGCAAAGCATCAAAAGTTTATTGATAAATACAATTTGCCTTTCGATTTAATAGCTGATACCGAAAAGGAAATCATAAAGGCTTATGATTGCTGGGGACTGAAAAAATTTATGGGTAAAGAGTACGAAGGTATCATCAGAACAACGTATATTATAAGTAAGGAAGGGAAGATTTCCCACATATTTAAAAAAGTAAAAACCGCCTCTCATGCCGAGCAAATCCTTGAGGAGGTAGAAAATTAA
- a CDS encoding helix-turn-helix transcriptional regulator, whose product MPAVKNARRRYRIINNMLRNKQAPYPTKDEIRKACEEDLFGGEYGDHISESTIEKDIRAMKEEYDAPIVYNRLQKGYEYTDPAYNFDSIPLSSEEMEALQFAASSLLRYKNIEIFSQFELAISKIFETLTLDTDKEGHSKIWFDRKVNTVEGQQHLKPILDAINDYKSIKIDYYSLSSNKRKQYHLKPILLREYEALWYLIAYNLEKKRIQTFELGRIHELEIAEASPLKLGADFDPETYFAHAFGITVPDELKAEKIKLEVSGIFPLLLKENPLHKSQHLKGKGEKAEIELEVLITPELKAKILSFGNNCKVVRPLELQQWHKEEIKKMGKLYGSVKP is encoded by the coding sequence ATGCCTGCTGTTAAAAATGCGCGCCGCCGTTATCGCATCATTAATAATATGCTGCGTAATAAACAAGCACCATATCCAACCAAGGATGAAATTAGAAAGGCTTGTGAGGAAGATTTGTTTGGTGGGGAATACGGCGATCACATTAGCGAAAGCACCATTGAAAAGGATATTCGTGCAATGAAGGAGGAGTACGATGCGCCCATTGTGTACAACAGACTGCAAAAGGGTTATGAATATACCGATCCAGCATACAACTTCGATAGTATTCCTTTAAGCTCCGAAGAAATGGAGGCTCTGCAGTTTGCTGCGTCTAGTTTGTTACGGTATAAAAACATTGAAATATTCTCCCAGTTCGAATTGGCCATCTCAAAAATCTTTGAAACCCTAACACTGGACACGGATAAAGAGGGGCATTCAAAAATTTGGTTTGATAGAAAGGTAAATACAGTAGAGGGGCAGCAACATCTAAAGCCCATTTTGGATGCGATAAACGACTATAAATCCATAAAAATCGATTATTATTCGCTATCAAGTAATAAGAGGAAACAGTACCATTTAAAGCCTATTCTGCTAAGGGAATATGAGGCTTTGTGGTATTTAATCGCCTACAATCTTGAAAAGAAGCGCATTCAAACTTTCGAATTGGGAAGAATTCACGAATTGGAGATTGCCGAGGCTTCACCACTTAAGTTGGGAGCAGATTTTGATCCGGAAACCTATTTTGCGCATGCTTTTGGAATTACGGTACCAGATGAATTAAAAGCAGAAAAAATAAAACTGGAGGTTTCTGGTATTTTTCCTTTGCTTTTAAAAGAGAACCCTCTCCATAAATCTCAACATTTAAAAGGTAAAGGCGAAAAAGCAGAAATTGAGTTGGAAGTATTAATTACTCCAGAATTGAAGGCGAAAATTTTAAGTTTTGGAAATAATTGCAAGGTAGTGCGTCCTCTGGAATTGCAGCAATGGCACAAGGAGGAGATAAAAAAAATGGGAAAATTATACGGGTCAGTTAAACCGTAA
- a CDS encoding DNA alkylation repair protein yields MEPFKNFFCESYKKQLTAFIPKHLLSSPSGQYFSRPSPFKEEIPFRNRVKEIAKNLFLVHNQSFRSFYQHTLPLLQDAKRSSEKINGFFWDPFCMVVQLYGLDDYSESFELMEILTQLFTAEFAVRPFIEKDPDQAFSKLLEYTKSDNEHLRRWASEGTRPRLPWGSNLTPVINNPNLTRPILENLKNDSSKYVQKSVANHLNDFSWTNPGFFYQIIEAWNRNSPPENTQWIIKHALRSEIKKGNAKALKLVGISSFPNRVDLKLPKKIYLGDSLEIICILHSKQHQTADYIADLELELPGKKQSRKKVFKGWSGKLQGNEKVVLKKVLPIKDNSVRKYYPGKYWVKILLNGEVCAQETFDVE; encoded by the coding sequence ATGGAACCCTTTAAAAATTTCTTCTGCGAAAGTTATAAAAAGCAACTAACAGCTTTTATACCCAAGCACTTATTATCATCACCCTCTGGACAATACTTTTCTAGACCCTCTCCATTTAAAGAAGAAATTCCTTTTAGAAATCGAGTTAAGGAGATCGCTAAAAATTTGTTTCTTGTTCACAATCAATCTTTTAGAAGCTTTTACCAACATACGCTGCCACTTTTACAAGATGCCAAAAGGAGTTCAGAAAAAATAAACGGATTTTTCTGGGATCCCTTTTGCATGGTAGTACAACTTTATGGCCTAGACGATTATTCCGAGTCGTTTGAGTTAATGGAAATATTAACTCAATTGTTTACTGCAGAATTTGCAGTTAGGCCATTTATAGAAAAGGATCCCGACCAGGCTTTTTCTAAATTACTTGAATACACTAAATCTGATAACGAACACTTAAGACGCTGGGCAAGTGAAGGAACCAGACCCCGATTGCCATGGGGCTCTAATTTAACTCCGGTGATTAACAATCCCAATCTCACTCGACCCATTCTAGAAAACCTTAAGAATGACAGTTCTAAATACGTTCAAAAGAGTGTTGCCAACCACCTTAACGACTTCTCTTGGACGAATCCTGGCTTTTTCTATCAAATTATTGAGGCCTGGAATAGAAATAGTCCACCTGAAAATACCCAGTGGATTATTAAACACGCCTTACGCTCTGAAATAAAAAAAGGGAATGCTAAAGCCTTAAAACTAGTGGGGATTTCTTCCTTTCCGAACCGTGTAGATTTGAAACTTCCAAAAAAAATATACTTAGGAGATTCTCTAGAAATAATTTGCATCCTCCACTCAAAACAACACCAAACTGCAGACTACATTGCCGATTTAGAATTGGAGCTTCCTGGCAAAAAACAAAGTCGGAAAAAGGTATTCAAAGGATGGAGTGGAAAATTACAGGGGAATGAAAAAGTGGTATTAAAAAAGGTGCTCCCCATAAAAGACAACTCAGTTAGGAAATATTATCCTGGAAAGTACTGGGTAAAAATCCTTTTAAATGGTGAAGTTTGCGCACAAGAAACTTTTGATGTTGAATGA
- a CDS encoding tetratricopeptide repeat protein has product MACGSEQNYSDNTTADNQEYKVESSKEDSLNLVLRNDPNNIDAYLERGNLKFQDSRFQGALGDADRALTIDSLNPEALVLKGESQFALEEFYESQKTFEKCLEYNPKYVPCYEKLAEISLLRKNYEKAIGYVNDALRLDEQNYYPYYLKGWIYQEKGDSALAASSYQTSVELNPKFYDGYIMLGSLYYNANHPLCVQYFNTALELEPTSTEALYFMGMYYQNNEESAKATQAYNRMRAIDATDLRPWYNTGFIHLTQNLKFDSAVYYFNQVLIQDDQYYAAWYNRGLAHLKMGNKKQAIADMETAVGINPDYTIAIKALNRLTGQ; this is encoded by the coding sequence ATGGCATGTGGTTCAGAACAGAATTACAGCGATAATACCACGGCCGATAACCAAGAATACAAGGTGGAGTCTAGCAAAGAAGACTCATTAAATCTTGTTTTAAGAAATGATCCTAACAACATAGATGCATACTTAGAGCGGGGAAACCTGAAGTTTCAAGATAGTCGCTTTCAAGGAGCATTGGGCGATGCGGATAGAGCCCTTACAATAGATTCCCTAAATCCGGAAGCACTTGTTCTAAAGGGGGAAAGCCAATTCGCATTGGAGGAGTTTTATGAATCTCAAAAAACATTTGAAAAGTGCCTGGAATATAATCCTAAGTATGTTCCTTGCTACGAGAAACTGGCTGAAATAAGTTTACTCAGAAAAAATTACGAAAAGGCAATAGGCTATGTAAATGACGCATTGCGACTTGATGAGCAAAATTACTACCCCTATTATCTAAAGGGCTGGATTTACCAAGAAAAAGGGGATTCTGCTTTGGCAGCATCTTCATATCAGACCTCGGTAGAGCTTAACCCTAAATTTTACGATGGATACATTATGTTGGGTTCATTGTATTACAATGCGAATCATCCTCTTTGTGTTCAGTACTTTAATACGGCGTTAGAATTAGAACCAACAAGTACTGAGGCTTTGTATTTTATGGGGATGTATTACCAGAATAATGAGGAGTCAGCTAAAGCTACTCAAGCGTACAACAGAATGAGGGCCATAGATGCAACCGATTTGCGACCTTGGTACAACACTGGTTTTATCCATTTAACGCAAAACTTGAAATTTGATTCTGCAGTATATTATTTCAATCAGGTATTAATCCAAGACGACCAATACTACGCGGCTTGGTATAATAGAGGATTGGCCCATTTAAAAATGGGAAATAAGAAGCAGGCCATTGCTGATATGGAAACAGCAGTTGGAATAAATCCAGATTATACCATTGCAATTAAAGCACTGAACCGATTAACGGGTCAATAG
- the recA gene encoding recombinase RecA: MAEVKDAVKEQNKEKLKALQITLDRIDKTYGKGTVMRLGDGNVQAVEVIPSGSLTLDMALGVYGYPKGRVVEIYGPESSGKTTLAIHAIAEVQKKGGIAAIIDAEHAFDKFYAEKLGVDTNDLLISQPDNGEQALEIAENLIRSGAIDLIVVDSVAALTPKAEIEGEMGDSQMGLQARLMSKALRKLTGALNKTGCCCIFINQLRDKIGVMFGNPETTTGGNALKFYSSVRLDIRRSTQIKDGDNVIGSRTRVKVVKNKVAPPFQKAEFDIMYGQGISRSGEILDLAVDHNVVKKSGSWFSYGETKLGQGRDSVKSLIEDNPELMAELEEQIKEALKQE, from the coding sequence ATGGCAGAAGTTAAAGACGCTGTTAAAGAGCAGAACAAAGAAAAGTTAAAGGCCCTCCAAATAACCCTAGATCGCATTGACAAAACCTATGGAAAGGGAACGGTAATGCGCCTAGGAGATGGCAATGTGCAGGCGGTAGAAGTTATACCATCTGGATCACTAACCCTAGATATGGCCCTTGGGGTATATGGATATCCAAAGGGGCGCGTGGTGGAAATTTATGGTCCAGAATCTTCTGGTAAAACCACCCTTGCAATTCATGCAATAGCGGAGGTTCAGAAAAAAGGAGGTATTGCTGCCATAATTGATGCCGAGCACGCATTTGATAAATTCTACGCTGAAAAGCTGGGTGTGGATACCAATGATTTGTTAATCTCTCAACCTGATAACGGAGAACAAGCTCTTGAAATCGCTGAGAATTTAATCCGTTCTGGAGCCATAGACCTTATCGTTGTAGATTCTGTTGCAGCACTTACTCCAAAAGCCGAAATTGAAGGTGAAATGGGGGATTCGCAAATGGGTCTTCAAGCTAGATTGATGTCTAAAGCACTTAGAAAGCTAACTGGAGCACTTAACAAAACTGGATGTTGCTGTATTTTTATCAACCAGTTAAGAGATAAAATTGGTGTAATGTTCGGTAACCCCGAAACTACAACTGGTGGTAATGCACTTAAGTTCTATTCCTCTGTGCGTTTAGATATCAGAAGATCTACCCAGATTAAAGATGGTGATAACGTAATTGGATCCAGAACTAGAGTTAAGGTGGTTAAGAATAAAGTGGCTCCTCCTTTCCAAAAAGCTGAGTTCGATATTATGTACGGCCAAGGTATTTCACGAAGTGGTGAAATTTTAGATTTGGCGGTTGATCACAACGTTGTAAAGAAAAGTGGTTCTTGGTTCTCTTATGGTGAAACCAAGCTAGGGCAGGGAAGAGATAGTGTTAAGAGTTTAATAGAAGATAACCCAGAATTAATGGCCGAGCTTGAAGAGCAAATTAAAGAGGCCCTTAAACAGGAATAA
- a CDS encoding DUF3276 family protein: protein MAEGKENRQDIYSKSVRAGKRTYFFDIKSTKSNDLYLTITESKKRFQEDGKFYFEKHKLFLYKEDFEKFVGGLEEAIDKIKSLQENPDNEFMAADEHASSEKTTENNKEEDDLTKSSKAISDINFDDLG from the coding sequence ATGGCAGAAGGAAAGGAAAACCGTCAGGATATTTACTCCAAGTCGGTTAGAGCAGGGAAAAGGACCTACTTTTTTGATATTAAATCCACAAAAAGCAACGACTTATATCTTACCATAACAGAAAGCAAAAAGCGCTTTCAGGAAGATGGTAAGTTTTACTTTGAAAAGCATAAGCTTTTCCTTTACAAAGAGGATTTCGAAAAATTTGTGGGTGGATTAGAAGAAGCAATTGATAAAATTAAGTCGCTTCAGGAAAATCCAGATAATGAGTTTATGGCGGCAGATGAGCACGCATCTAGTGAAAAAACTACTGAAAACAATAAAGAAGAAGATGATCTTACGAAAAGCTCAAAAGCTATTTCAGATATCAACTTCGACGATTTAGGTTAG
- a CDS encoding Glu/Leu/Phe/Val family dehydrogenase, translated as MFEVEEINQNSLQDNPVLSQLSALNHEELLFCNDKATGLKAIIAVHNTVLGPALGGTRMWKYNNEMEAITDVLRLSRGMTYKSAISGLNLGGGKAVIIGDSRKDKSEAMFRRFGRFVNDLGGKYITAEDVGINTRDIEYIAMETDFVSGKPAHLGGGGDPSPVTAYGVYMGMKAAAKKAYGTDSLTGKTVLVQGCGNVGRYLIDYIAKENAVIKISDIHEDSIKMVTDKHSGVTVVPVNEVYNTEMDIYAPCALGATINDETLKVLKCQIVAGAANNQLADEAKHGKALIEKGMLYAPDFLINAGGIINCYSEVIGYNEKMAMEQTENIYNTTLDIFTKSELENIPTYLAANKMAEARIDAIAKVKRSF; from the coding sequence ATGTTTGAAGTAGAAGAAATTAACCAAAATTCACTCCAAGATAACCCGGTTTTAAGCCAATTATCGGCTTTAAATCACGAGGAGTTACTTTTTTGCAATGACAAAGCAACTGGTTTAAAAGCCATTATTGCTGTTCATAATACCGTGTTAGGTCCTGCATTAGGAGGTACCAGAATGTGGAAATACAACAACGAGATGGAGGCTATTACCGACGTGTTGCGTCTTTCTCGTGGTATGACATATAAATCGGCGATTTCTGGATTAAATCTAGGTGGTGGAAAGGCCGTAATCATTGGTGATTCTAGAAAAGATAAATCTGAGGCTATGTTCCGCAGGTTTGGGCGTTTTGTAAACGATTTAGGTGGAAAATACATTACCGCAGAGGATGTAGGAATTAATACCAGAGATATCGAGTATATCGCCATGGAAACAGATTTTGTTTCTGGTAAACCAGCTCACCTTGGTGGAGGTGGAGATCCTTCTCCTGTTACTGCTTATGGTGTATATATGGGAATGAAAGCCGCAGCAAAAAAGGCTTACGGAACTGATTCTCTTACTGGTAAAACGGTTCTAGTGCAAGGATGTGGTAATGTTGGTCGCTACCTTATCGACTACATTGCAAAGGAGAATGCAGTTATTAAGATCTCTGATATCCACGAGGATTCAATTAAAATGGTAACCGACAAGCACAGTGGAGTTACTGTTGTTCCGGTTAATGAGGTGTACAATACCGAAATGGATATTTATGCTCCTTGTGCTTTGGGCGCAACAATAAACGACGAGACTCTTAAAGTTCTAAAATGTCAGATTGTAGCAGGTGCAGCGAATAACCAACTTGCTGATGAGGCGAAGCACGGTAAAGCCTTAATAGAAAAAGGAATGCTTTACGCTCCAGATTTTCTAATTAACGCTGGTGGTATTATTAATTGTTATTCCGAGGTTATTGGATATAACGAGAAAATGGCCATGGAGCAAACTGAAAATATTTACAATACTACTTTAGATATTTTCACCAAGTCGGAGCTTGAAAATATTCCAACATACCTGGCTGCTAACAAAATGGCCGAAGCCAGAATAGACGCAATAGCAAAAGTTAAAAGAAGTTTCTAA
- a CDS encoding ABC transporter ATP-binding protein produces MKELAYLNKYFWKYRVKFFLGILFIVFTNLFAVYSPRIVRFAFDLVKEATQLYKAGSFPFYPNILADFEKNWGLTLKESLDFSSSEAALKTVGFLAVILGASYFVVYLVKGVFLFFTRQTIIIMSRNIEYDLKNEIFDQYQKLSPAFYKRNNTGDLMNRISEDVSQVRMYLGPGVMYTINLIFLFLFTITFMLQVNVELTLYVLAPLPIMSVLIYYVSTIINRKTKYKQEQQSYLSTLVQEAFSGIRVLKAYTREQVFAENFKGECEEYKRRSLDLVKVDALFFPIILLLIGLSTIITVYIGGMKSFAGEVTLGNIAEFVIYVNMLTWPFAAVGWVTSLIQRASASMRRIKEFLNTEPEIVNTVEEEQEIEGNISFKNVSFTYPESGINALKNVSFEINSGEVLAVVGRTGSGKSTLANLIGRLFEPQEGSIEIDGLDIRSHHLFNLRSQIGYVPQDVFLFSDTIANNISFGLKYKAEKEEIEQAAKDAHILENIQGFKKGFDTILGERGITLSGGQKQRVSIARAIIKKPKILIFDDSLSAVDTETEETILSNLKRIMKGRTSVLISHRISTVKHADKIIVLENGSIAEIGNHQSLLNKNGIYAEMHQQQLLEGVKEAS; encoded by the coding sequence ATGAAAGAACTAGCCTATCTTAATAAGTATTTTTGGAAGTATAGAGTAAAATTTTTCCTTGGAATTCTCTTCATTGTATTCACCAATCTATTTGCCGTGTATTCGCCTCGCATAGTGCGATTTGCGTTTGATTTAGTGAAGGAAGCTACTCAACTTTACAAGGCTGGATCCTTTCCTTTTTACCCTAATATTTTGGCGGATTTTGAAAAAAATTGGGGATTAACCCTGAAAGAATCTTTAGACTTTTCGAGTAGTGAAGCCGCTCTAAAAACAGTTGGATTTTTGGCTGTTATCCTCGGCGCATCCTACTTTGTAGTGTATTTGGTAAAAGGTGTTTTCTTGTTCTTTACCCGACAGACCATTATCATCATGTCGAGAAACATAGAATACGATCTAAAGAATGAAATCTTCGACCAATACCAAAAATTAAGCCCCGCATTTTATAAAAGAAACAACACTGGAGACCTCATGAACAGAATTTCGGAGGATGTTTCACAAGTGAGAATGTATTTAGGACCTGGGGTAATGTACACCATCAACCTTATTTTTCTCTTCTTATTTACCATAACATTTATGCTTCAGGTAAATGTAGAATTGACCTTGTATGTGTTAGCCCCATTACCTATTATGTCGGTGCTTATTTACTATGTATCCACTATAATAAACCGTAAAACTAAGTACAAACAAGAACAACAAAGCTACCTCTCTACCTTAGTACAAGAGGCCTTTTCGGGAATAAGGGTTCTTAAGGCATATACTAGAGAACAAGTTTTTGCAGAAAACTTTAAGGGAGAATGTGAGGAATACAAGCGTAGATCCTTGGACTTGGTGAAGGTAGATGCCCTGTTTTTTCCCATTATCCTATTACTGATTGGATTAAGCACCATTATTACCGTTTACATAGGTGGAATGAAATCTTTCGCTGGTGAGGTAACGCTGGGGAACATTGCAGAATTCGTGATATACGTAAACATGCTAACTTGGCCTTTCGCCGCTGTGGGATGGGTTACAAGTCTTATTCAAAGAGCCTCGGCTAGCATGAGGAGAATTAAGGAATTCCTAAACACGGAACCAGAAATTGTAAATACGGTTGAAGAAGAACAGGAAATTGAAGGCAACATAAGCTTTAAAAATGTAAGCTTTACCTACCCAGAATCTGGAATAAACGCTCTTAAAAACGTATCGTTTGAAATTAATAGTGGTGAAGTACTAGCAGTTGTGGGCCGAACGGGAAGTGGGAAATCTACCCTAGCCAATTTAATAGGCCGACTTTTTGAACCTCAGGAAGGAAGCATAGAAATTGATGGATTGGATATTCGAAGTCATCATCTGTTCAATTTGCGCTCCCAGATTGGATACGTTCCCCAAGATGTGTTTCTCTTTAGTGATACCATTGCAAACAACATTTCCTTTGGGTTAAAGTATAAGGCCGAGAAAGAAGAGATCGAACAAGCCGCTAAAGACGCTCATATCCTAGAAAATATCCAAGGTTTCAAAAAAGGCTTTGACACTATATTAGGAGAAAGAGGAATCACCTTGTCCGGAGGACAAAAACAGAGGGTTTCCATTGCCAGAGCGATTATAAAAAAACCCAAGATTTTAATATTTGACGACAGTTTATCTGCAGTAGACACTGAAACAGAAGAGACTATATTATCCAATTTAAAACGGATAATGAAAGGACGCACATCTGTTTTAATCTCCCATAGAATAAGTACGGTAAAGCATGCAGATAAAATTATTGTTTTGGAAAATGGATCCATTGCAGAAATTGGAAACCACCAAAGCCTACTGAATAAGAATGGAATATATGCTGAAATGCATCAGCAACAGCTTTTAGAGGGAGTTAAGGAAGCTTCATAA